The Pseudomonas azotoformans genome has a segment encoding these proteins:
- a CDS encoding 3-hydroxyacyl-CoA dehydrogenase NAD-binding domain-containing protein, with amino-acid sequence MTQAIRYEKGQDGIVVLTLDMPGQSANTMNGAYREAMAATVQRLEAEKDDLAGVVITSAKKTFFAGGDLNELIQVDKAHAKDFYDGVLVLKAQLRRLETLGKPVVAAINGAALGGGWEICLACHYRVALDEKSVQLGLPEVTLGLLPGGGGVVRMVRMLGLEKALPYLLEGKKVRPQQALQAGLVNELAADRDELLVKSRAWILANPDAKQPWDNKGYQIPGGTPSSPKVAQMLAIAPSILRSKTQGCFPAPEKILCAAVEGAQVDFDTAHLIETRYFTELVTGQVAKNMIGTFWFQLNEINAGRSRPQGFAPYVTRKVGVLGAGMMGAGIAYVSASAGIDVVLKDINLAAAEKGKAHSAALLDKKVSRGQLTAEQRETTLARILPTASDDDLAGCDLIIEAVFEDRALKANVSAAAQNVVGADAVIASNTSTLPISGLATAVPDQAKFIGLHFFSPVDKMPLVEIIKGARTSDETLARGFDFVLQIKKTPIVVNDSRGFFTSRVFGTFTNEGIAMLGEGVAAPMIETEARKAGMPVGPLAVSDEVSLSLMSHIRQQTAKDLQAEGKAVPTHPATAVIDLLVNEYKRVGKAAGGGFYEYPNGGQKYLWPELKSRFERPDQRISPQDVRDRLLFIQAIETVRCVEEGVLMSTADANVGSIFGIGFAAWSGGALQFINQYGLNDFIARARYLAEQYGERFTPPALLLEKAAQGDTFR; translated from the coding sequence ATGACCCAAGCCATTCGTTACGAAAAAGGCCAGGACGGCATCGTGGTGCTGACCCTCGACATGCCCGGCCAGAGCGCCAACACCATGAACGGCGCGTACCGCGAGGCCATGGCGGCCACGGTGCAGCGTCTGGAAGCGGAAAAGGATGACCTTGCGGGCGTGGTGATCACCTCGGCCAAGAAGACATTTTTTGCCGGCGGCGACCTCAATGAATTGATCCAGGTCGACAAGGCCCACGCCAAGGATTTCTATGACGGCGTGCTGGTGCTGAAAGCGCAACTGCGTCGCCTGGAAACCCTCGGCAAACCCGTGGTCGCCGCGATCAATGGTGCGGCGCTGGGGGGCGGCTGGGAGATTTGTCTGGCATGCCATTATCGCGTGGCGCTGGACGAGAAATCGGTGCAGCTGGGCCTGCCGGAAGTCACCTTGGGCCTGCTGCCGGGCGGTGGCGGGGTGGTGCGTATGGTGCGCATGCTCGGGCTGGAAAAGGCTTTGCCGTATCTGCTGGAAGGCAAGAAAGTACGGCCGCAACAGGCGTTGCAAGCCGGGCTGGTGAATGAGCTGGCGGCGGATCGCGATGAGCTGCTCGTCAAGTCCCGCGCCTGGATCCTGGCCAATCCGGACGCCAAGCAACCGTGGGATAACAAGGGCTACCAGATCCCCGGCGGTACACCGTCGAGTCCAAAAGTTGCGCAGATGTTGGCGATTGCACCGTCGATTTTGCGCAGTAAGACCCAGGGCTGTTTCCCCGCGCCGGAGAAAATCCTCTGCGCCGCCGTCGAAGGCGCCCAAGTGGATTTTGACACCGCGCACCTGATCGAAACTCGCTACTTCACCGAGCTGGTGACGGGGCAGGTGGCGAAGAACATGATCGGTACCTTCTGGTTCCAGCTCAATGAGATCAATGCAGGCCGTTCGCGGCCGCAAGGTTTCGCACCCTATGTCACGCGCAAGGTCGGCGTGCTCGGTGCAGGCATGATGGGCGCAGGCATCGCTTACGTCAGCGCCAGCGCCGGTATCGACGTGGTACTCAAGGACATCAACCTGGCGGCCGCCGAGAAGGGCAAGGCGCATTCGGCGGCGTTGCTGGACAAGAAAGTCAGCCGTGGGCAATTGACCGCCGAACAGCGGGAAACCACCTTGGCGCGAATTCTTCCTACGGCCAGCGATGATGACCTGGCCGGTTGCGACCTGATCATCGAAGCGGTGTTCGAAGACCGCGCGCTCAAGGCCAACGTCTCCGCCGCCGCGCAAAACGTGGTCGGCGCCGACGCTGTGATTGCCTCCAACACTTCCACCTTGCCCATCAGCGGCCTGGCCACGGCGGTGCCGGATCAAGCCAAGTTCATCGGCCTGCACTTCTTCAGCCCGGTGGACAAGATGCCCCTGGTGGAAATCATCAAGGGCGCGCGTACCAGCGACGAAACCCTGGCCCGTGGTTTCGATTTCGTCCTGCAAATCAAGAAAACCCCGATTGTGGTCAACGACAGCCGTGGCTTCTTCACTTCGCGGGTGTTTGGCACCTTCACCAACGAAGGCATCGCCATGCTGGGTGAGGGCGTGGCCGCGCCGATGATCGAGACCGAGGCGCGCAAAGCCGGCATGCCGGTGGGGCCGTTGGCGGTGTCGGATGAAGTGTCACTCAGCCTGATGAGCCATATCAGGCAGCAGACGGCCAAGGATCTGCAGGCGGAAGGCAAGGCTGTGCCGACACATCCGGCGACAGCGGTTATCGATCTGTTGGTCAACGAATACAAACGCGTGGGCAAGGCGGCGGGAGGCGGTTTCTATGAATATCCCAATGGCGGGCAGAAATACCTGTGGCCAGAGCTGAAAAGCCGCTTTGAACGGCCCGACCAACGTATCTCTCCCCAAGATGTGCGCGACCGCCTGCTGTTTATCCAGGCCATCGAGACCGTGCGTTGTGTGGAGGAGGGCGTGTTGATGTCCACGGCGGACGCGAACGTGGGGTCGATCTTCGGCATTGGTTTTGCGGCCTGGAGCGGCGGCGCGTTGCAGTTCATCAACCAATATGGGCTGAACGACTTCATTGCCCGCGCTCGCTACTTGGCCGAGCAATATGGCGAACGCTTCACGCCACCGGCGTTACTGCTCGAAAAAGCGGCGCAAGGTGACACGTTCAGGTGA
- a CDS encoding circularly permuted type 2 ATP-grasp protein: MIRTYYDEMYDGAGHVRPHYREFARWLAETPAELLAQRRREADLLFHRAGITFTLYGDEQGTERLIPFDTIPRSIPASEWRIVERGCIQRVKALNMFLADLYHEQRIIKAGIIPAEQVLANEQYQLAMQGLDLHRDLYSHISGVDLVRDGDGTYYVLEDNLRTPSGVSYMLEDRKMMMRLFPELFAAQRIAPIDHYPNLLLDTLKSSSPLDNPSVVVLTPGRFNSAFFEHAFLAREMGVELVEGADLFVRDDRVFMRTTDGPKAVDVIYRRLDDAFLDPLAFNPESMLGVPGLLAAYRSGNVVLANAIGTGVADDKSVYPFVTEMIRFYLDEEPILKNVPTFQCRKPDELSHVLANLPDLVVKETQGSGGYGMLVGPASTAAEIEAFRARIKAKPHAYIAQPTLCLSTCPTFVENGIAPRHIDLRPFVLSGKETRVVPGGLTRVALREGSLVVNSSQGGGTKDTWVVED; the protein is encoded by the coding sequence ATGATCCGCACTTATTACGATGAAATGTACGATGGGGCAGGCCATGTCCGGCCTCATTACCGCGAGTTCGCCCGTTGGTTGGCCGAAACCCCTGCTGAATTGCTGGCTCAGCGCCGGCGGGAAGCCGATTTGCTGTTTCACCGTGCCGGGATCACCTTCACGCTTTACGGGGACGAGCAGGGTACGGAGCGGTTGATTCCCTTCGATACCATCCCGCGCAGTATCCCTGCCAGCGAATGGCGGATTGTCGAGCGCGGCTGTATCCAGCGGGTCAAGGCGCTGAACATGTTTCTCGCCGACCTGTACCACGAACAACGCATCATCAAGGCCGGAATCATCCCCGCTGAACAGGTGCTGGCCAACGAGCAATACCAGTTGGCGATGCAGGGGCTGGACCTGCACCGCGACCTCTATTCCCACATCTCCGGCGTCGACCTCGTACGCGACGGTGACGGCACGTACTACGTGCTGGAAGACAACCTGCGTACGCCGAGCGGCGTCAGCTACATGCTCGAAGACCGCAAGATGATGATGCGCCTGTTCCCCGAGCTGTTCGCCGCCCAGCGAATCGCGCCGATCGATCACTATCCCAACTTGCTGCTCGACACCTTGAAAAGCTCCAGCCCCCTGGATAACCCCAGCGTGGTTGTATTGACGCCAGGTCGCTTCAACAGTGCGTTCTTCGAGCATGCGTTCCTGGCCCGTGAAATGGGCGTGGAACTGGTGGAGGGCGCCGACCTGTTCGTGCGTGATGACCGCGTCTTCATGCGCACCACTGACGGGCCCAAGGCCGTGGATGTGATCTACCGTCGTCTGGATGACGCGTTCCTCGACCCGTTGGCCTTCAACCCCGAATCCATGCTCGGCGTGCCGGGACTGCTCGCGGCTTATCGCTCTGGCAATGTGGTATTGGCCAATGCCATCGGCACCGGCGTGGCGGATGACAAGTCGGTGTACCCCTTCGTCACCGAGATGATCCGTTTTTACCTGGACGAAGAGCCGATCCTGAAGAATGTTCCTACCTTCCAGTGCCGTAAGCCCGACGAATTGTCCCACGTGCTGGCCAACCTGCCGGACCTGGTGGTGAAGGAAACCCAAGGCTCCGGCGGCTACGGCATGCTGGTGGGCCCAGCGTCCACTGCGGCGGAAATCGAAGCCTTCCGCGCCCGGATCAAGGCCAAGCCCCACGCCTATATCGCCCAACCGACCCTGTGTTTATCCACCTGCCCGACCTTTGTCGAAAACGGCATTGCGCCGCGTCATATCGATCTGCGTCCGTTCGTGTTATCCGGCAAGGAAACCCGTGTGGTCCCCGGCGGCTTGACCCGCGTGGCGTTGCGTGAGGGCTCGCTGGTGGTCAATTCGTCCCAGGGTGGCGGCACCAAAGACACCTGGGTGGTGGAGGACTGA
- a CDS encoding c-type cytochrome has product MKSIFALLALLIALPASAAQLTIELDHTHKTWQTADLLKHPQAQTVQIVDDVSYKRTMSYRAVPLAALLPGLKAESHLQAVALDGFAAELTAAPLLETHGSRAWLAVEDPAQPWPALADGKPSAGPFYLVWTDPQAGHISPEQWPFQISGIKQLKTVAERFPALLPDPKLAANDPINQGFALFQKNCLACHRLNGAGDAQVGPDLNIPYNPTEYFGGDFLKRYIRDPQSLRHWPQAKMPAFAASVLPDGELDLLVGYLKHMAGRKQQP; this is encoded by the coding sequence TTGAAATCGATCTTCGCCCTCCTCGCCTTGCTGATCGCGCTTCCCGCTTCGGCAGCACAATTGACCATCGAACTCGACCACACCCACAAGACGTGGCAGACCGCTGACCTGCTCAAGCATCCGCAGGCGCAAACGGTGCAGATCGTCGATGACGTTTCCTACAAGCGCACCATGAGTTATCGCGCTGTGCCCTTGGCCGCGCTCCTACCGGGGCTGAAAGCTGAAAGCCACTTGCAGGCCGTTGCCCTGGATGGTTTCGCTGCCGAACTCACCGCTGCGCCGTTGCTGGAAACCCACGGATCACGCGCCTGGCTGGCGGTGGAAGATCCTGCCCAGCCATGGCCCGCATTGGCGGACGGCAAACCGAGTGCGGGGCCGTTCTACCTGGTGTGGACCGACCCGCAAGCCGGGCACATCAGCCCTGAGCAGTGGCCATTCCAGATCTCCGGGATCAAACAGTTGAAGACGGTTGCCGAGCGCTTTCCCGCACTGTTGCCGGACCCAAAGCTGGCAGCCAATGACCCGATCAACCAAGGCTTTGCGCTGTTCCAGAAAAATTGCCTGGCTTGCCATCGGCTGAACGGGGCCGGCGATGCGCAGGTAGGGCCGGACTTGAACATTCCGTATAACCCCACCGAGTATTTCGGTGGTGATTTCCTCAAGCGCTATATCCGTGACCCGCAGAGCTTGCGGCATTGGCCGCAGGCGAAGATGCCGGCGTTTGCTGCCAGTGTATTGCCGGACGGCGAGCTGGATTTGTTGGTGGGGTATTTGAAGCATATGGCCGGGCGTAAACAGCAACCTTAA
- a CDS encoding transglutaminase family protein, producing the protein MRLSISHETTYHYEDQVRASIQYLRLTPHDSERQHVLSWQLDLPRPVRAQVDPFGNILHVLTLDEPHDAIIIGARGQVDIDELREAEHEHQSAFPFLRCTRLTEPDEALRGFADQQCHHRRDRTALIDLMHALNQAMVYTPGATEVDTCAAQAFAGRAGVCQDHTHAFLACARSLGIPARYVSGYLYSEDSTHLASHAWAEAWLDDAWYSFDVTNQLARPERHLKLAVGLDYLDACPVRGMRRGGGHEQMHAKVFVAPTPVISVQQQ; encoded by the coding sequence ATGAGACTCTCCATCAGCCACGAAACCACCTACCACTACGAAGACCAGGTCCGTGCCAGCATCCAGTACCTGCGCCTGACGCCCCACGACAGCGAACGCCAGCACGTACTCAGTTGGCAACTCGACCTGCCGCGTCCGGTTCGCGCCCAAGTGGACCCGTTCGGCAACATCCTGCATGTGCTGACCCTGGATGAACCCCACGACGCCATCATCATCGGCGCCCGTGGCCAGGTGGACATCGACGAGTTGCGCGAGGCCGAACATGAGCACCAATCGGCGTTCCCGTTCCTGCGGTGCACCCGCCTGACCGAACCTGACGAAGCCTTGCGCGGCTTTGCCGACCAGCAATGCCATCACCGTCGTGACCGCACCGCGTTGATCGACCTGATGCACGCGCTCAACCAGGCGATGGTCTACACGCCCGGCGCCACCGAAGTCGACACCTGCGCCGCCCAGGCTTTCGCCGGCCGTGCGGGCGTGTGCCAGGACCACACCCACGCGTTCCTGGCATGCGCGCGCAGCCTGGGGATTCCAGCGCGGTATGTGTCGGGGTATTTGTACTCGGAGGACAGCACGCACCTGGCCAGCCATGCTTGGGCTGAAGCCTGGCTGGATGACGCATGGTACAGCTTTGACGTGACCAACCAGCTTGCACGGCCGGAACGGCATTTGAAGCTGGCGGTGGGGTTGGATTACCTGGATGCCTGCCCGGTGCGTGGGATGCGGCGGGGCGGTGGACATGAGCAGATGCATGCCAAGGTGTTCGTGGCGCCGACGCCGGTGATCTCCGTCCAGCAGCAATGA
- a CDS encoding YkgJ family cysteine cluster protein codes for MNCREGCGACCIAPSISSPLPGMPQGKPAGVRCVHLSVELLCQIFGQPERPAVCSDFKADLEVCGTDQADAIRLIGWWEQMTAA; via the coding sequence ATGAATTGCCGTGAAGGCTGTGGCGCATGCTGCATCGCCCCCTCCATCAGTTCGCCATTACCCGGAATGCCACAGGGCAAACCGGCGGGCGTTCGCTGTGTGCACCTGTCGGTCGAACTGCTATGCCAGATTTTCGGCCAACCGGAGCGACCGGCAGTGTGCAGTGATTTCAAGGCGGATCTCGAGGTCTGCGGCACCGACCAGGCCGATGCGATCCGCTTGATCGGCTGGTGGGAGCAGATGACGGCGGCTTGA
- a CDS encoding alpha-E domain-containing protein, translating to MLSRTASDLYWMSRYLERAENLARMLDVSYSLSLMPQDGRGDGLHELAMPLLITGTLEDYLERHGELHAERLLHFFALDAANPASIYSCLGAARASAHAVRGRITADMWENINATWLDIRDIAQQGLSRYGMSRFCEWVKERSHLFRGATYGTIMRNDAFRFIRLGTFIERADNTLRLLDARYEMAGDRAEAVTDGTAHAYYQWSALLRALSSFEAYTEIYRDAPGARQVAELLLLRADVPRSLRACSEEIDQILASLPGLNGRPAQRLAAEMDARLRFTAIDEILEEGLHAWLTDFIPLVRQLGDAIYSSYLEAA from the coding sequence ATGTTGAGTCGAACTGCTTCAGATCTGTACTGGATGTCGCGCTACCTGGAACGTGCGGAAAACCTCGCACGCATGCTCGATGTCAGTTATTCGCTGTCGCTGATGCCCCAGGACGGGCGCGGCGATGGCCTGCACGAACTGGCCATGCCGCTGTTGATCACCGGCACCCTGGAGGATTACCTCGAACGCCACGGCGAACTGCACGCAGAACGTCTGTTGCACTTCTTTGCACTGGATGCCGCCAACCCGGCCAGCATCTACAGTTGTCTCGGCGCTGCGCGGGCCAGCGCTCATGCGGTGCGTGGGCGAATTACCGCCGACATGTGGGAAAACATCAACGCCACCTGGCTGGATATTCGCGACATTGCCCAGCAGGGCTTGAGCCGTTATGGCATGAGCCGGTTCTGTGAGTGGGTCAAAGAGCGTTCCCATCTGTTTCGCGGCGCCACCTACGGCACCATCATGCGTAACGATGCATTTCGCTTCATTCGCCTGGGCACTTTTATCGAGCGTGCCGACAACACACTGCGCTTGCTGGACGCCCGCTATGAGATGGCCGGCGATCGCGCCGAAGCGGTCACCGATGGCACCGCCCACGCCTACTATCAGTGGAGCGCCTTGTTGCGTGCGTTGTCGTCGTTTGAGGCCTACACCGAGATTTACCGCGATGCCCCCGGCGCGCGGCAAGTGGCGGAGTTGCTGCTGTTGCGCGCCGATGTGCCGCGCTCATTGCGTGCCTGCAGCGAAGAGATCGACCAGATCCTCGCCAGCCTGCCGGGCCTCAACGGTCGACCGGCCCAGCGCCTGGCCGCCGAGATGGACGCGCGCCTGCGTTTCACCGCCATCGATGAAATCCTCGAGGAAGGCCTGCACGCCTGGCTGACCGACTTTATCCCCTTGGTCCGCCAGTTGGGCGACGCCATCTACAGTTCCTACCTGGAGGCGGCATGA
- a CDS encoding START domain-containing protein, with protein MGSLKRMAVVCGFTVLFAATAQAEDWQVAKDEDGIKVSLSEIAGSKYKAYRGVTVIKAPVAKIVALQEDVAGACAWIHECKSQKLVDKKGDESWTYTQFKAPFPVTDRDSYLHITTTKAADGTLTRKLEGVPTYKPEEKGYVRVAQVDGFWKLVPKGDNQTEVTYQVHTEPGGSVPSWLANKFVVDAPFNTLKALKEHAEK; from the coding sequence ATGGGTTCGCTGAAACGAATGGCTGTGGTGTGCGGGTTTACGGTGTTGTTTGCTGCCACTGCCCAGGCTGAGGATTGGCAAGTCGCCAAGGACGAAGACGGTATCAAGGTGTCCCTGAGCGAAATTGCCGGCTCCAAATACAAGGCGTATCGCGGTGTGACCGTGATCAAGGCGCCAGTAGCCAAAATCGTCGCACTCCAGGAAGACGTCGCCGGTGCCTGTGCCTGGATCCACGAGTGCAAGTCCCAGAAGCTTGTCGACAAAAAAGGCGACGAGAGCTGGACCTACACCCAATTCAAAGCCCCGTTCCCTGTGACGGATCGTGATTCCTACCTGCACATCACCACCACCAAGGCGGCCGACGGCACGTTGACCCGTAAGCTGGAAGGCGTGCCGACCTACAAGCCGGAAGAAAAAGGCTACGTACGTGTCGCCCAGGTCGACGGCTTCTGGAAACTGGTGCCTAAGGGCGACAACCAGACCGAAGTCACCTACCAGGTTCACACCGAGCCAGGCGGCAGCGTGCCCTCGTGGCTGGCCAACAAGTTCGTGGTGGACGCGCCGTTCAACACCTTGAAAGCCTTGAAAGAACACGCTGAGAAGTAA
- a CDS encoding ribonuclease E inhibitor RraB yields MSTAYQEDISTNVLRRMKEGGFDFSRFHPIEFYAIFPDEERARRAAGEFRGESLNAQVSARDDGAWYLELSKIMSATYDGIGDFEQDFGAVVEPLGGIIEGWGVKQEVRGLPM; encoded by the coding sequence ATGAGCACAGCCTATCAAGAAGACATCAGCACCAACGTTCTGCGCCGCATGAAAGAAGGCGGTTTCGACTTCTCGCGTTTCCACCCCATCGAGTTCTACGCCATTTTCCCGGATGAGGAACGTGCGCGCCGGGCTGCGGGTGAGTTTCGTGGGGAATCCCTGAATGCCCAGGTCAGTGCGCGCGACGATGGCGCCTGGTACCTGGAGCTGAGCAAGATCATGTCCGCTACCTACGACGGCATTGGCGACTTCGAGCAAGACTTTGGGGCGGTGGTCGAGCCGCTGGGCGGGATCATCGAGGGATGGGGCGTGAAGCAGGAGGTGCGTGGGTTACCCATGTAG
- a CDS encoding amidotransferase — MSLRVCILETDILRPGLIDQYQGYGQMFKRLFAKQPIPAEFVVYNVVNGEYPPDDEVFDAYLVTGSKADSFGTDPWIQTLKTYLLERYERGDKLLGICFGHQLLALLLGGKTERAGQGWGMGIHDYKLDAKTPWMSPEVEELTLLISHQDQVTTLPDNATVIASSAFCPFAAYHIGDQVLCFQGHPEFIHDYSRELLEILQTTLGEKVYTNGVASLERDHHGATVAEWMMRFVAHKPEAQV; from the coding sequence ATGTCGCTACGCGTCTGTATCCTGGAAACCGATATCCTGCGTCCAGGCTTGATCGATCAATACCAAGGGTACGGGCAGATGTTCAAGCGCCTGTTCGCCAAGCAGCCGATTCCCGCCGAGTTTGTCGTGTACAACGTGGTGAACGGCGAATACCCGCCGGACGATGAAGTATTCGACGCCTACCTGGTGACCGGCAGCAAGGCCGACTCCTTTGGCACCGACCCGTGGATCCAGACCCTCAAGACCTACCTGCTCGAACGTTACGAGCGCGGCGACAAGCTGCTCGGCATCTGCTTCGGTCATCAACTGCTGGCGCTGTTGCTCGGCGGCAAGACCGAACGCGCCGGCCAGGGCTGGGGCATGGGCATCCACGACTACAAGCTCGATGCCAAGACGCCGTGGATGAGCCCGGAAGTGGAAGAACTGACGCTACTGATCAGCCACCAGGACCAGGTGACCACGCTGCCGGACAATGCCACGGTCATCGCCTCCAGCGCCTTTTGCCCGTTCGCCGCTTACCACATCGGCGACCAAGTCCTGTGCTTCCAGGGCCACCCGGAATTTATCCACGACTATTCCCGCGAGTTGCTGGAAATTCTTCAGACGACGTTGGGCGAAAAGGTCTACACAAACGGCGTGGCCAGCCTTGAGCGCGACCACCACGGCGCAACCGTGGCGGAATGGATGATGCGTTTCGTCGCGCACAAGCCCGAGGCCCAGGTTTAA
- a CDS encoding magnesium and cobalt transport protein CorA — protein MGRVVAAAVYSAGKKVTDITLDEGAAWAAKPDHFVWIGLEEPDAQELANLQRQFNLHELAIEDALEKHSRPKLETFGDALFIVTYSPVRENGKLEFIETHIFAGNGYIITARNGHSASYGFVRQRCEARPLLLEHGEDFVLYALLDFVTENYQPVSEAIHAEIDELERNVLCSSLSERDIQKIHGLRRDVLRLKRYVAPMVEISQELQKLSFPFIDKNMRPYFRDVQIHVTRQMEDLTTLRDIASQTIEIGVLLEASRQSVVQRKFAAWAAILAFPTAVAGIYGMNFQNMPELQWHYGYFAVLGFIAVGCTSLWASFKRSGWL, from the coding sequence ATAGCGCCGGTAAAAAAGTCACGGATATCACCCTCGATGAAGGCGCGGCCTGGGCCGCCAAACCCGACCACTTTGTGTGGATCGGCCTGGAAGAGCCCGACGCCCAGGAACTGGCCAACTTGCAACGCCAGTTCAACCTGCATGAATTGGCCATCGAAGACGCCCTGGAAAAACACAGCCGCCCCAAGCTGGAAACCTTCGGCGATGCGCTGTTTATCGTCACCTACTCACCGGTGCGCGAGAACGGCAAGCTGGAGTTTATCGAGACGCATATCTTCGCCGGCAATGGCTACATCATCACTGCACGCAACGGTCACTCAGCGTCCTACGGCTTTGTGCGCCAGCGCTGTGAGGCGCGGCCACTGTTGCTGGAGCATGGGGAAGATTTCGTACTCTATGCGCTGCTGGATTTCGTCACCGAGAACTACCAGCCGGTGAGCGAAGCGATCCATGCCGAGATCGATGAGCTGGAGCGTAATGTGCTGTGCAGTTCGTTGAGCGAGCGGGATATCCAGAAGATTCACGGCCTGCGTCGCGACGTGTTGCGGCTCAAGCGTTATGTGGCGCCGATGGTGGAGATCAGCCAGGAGCTGCAGAAGCTCAGCTTTCCGTTTATCGACAAGAACATGCGCCCGTATTTCCGTGATGTGCAGATCCACGTGACGCGGCAGATGGAAGACCTGACCACCCTGCGCGATATCGCCAGCCAGACCATAGAGATCGGTGTGCTGCTGGAGGCGTCGCGCCAGAGCGTGGTGCAGCGCAAGTTCGCCGCATGGGCGGCAATCCTCGCGTTCCCCACCGCAGTGGCGGGGATTTACGGGATGAACTTCCAGAACATGCCCGAGCTGCAATGGCACTACGGCTATTTTGCGGTGCTCGGGTTTATCGCGGTGGGTTGCACCAGCCTGTGGGCCAGTTTCAAGCGTTCGGGCTGGCTTTAA
- a CDS encoding acetyl-CoA C-acetyltransferase — MTQALIFDAIRTPRGKGKADGALHSVKPVNLVAGLLTALTRRSDLDTHHVDDIVLGCVTPIGDQGTDIAKTAALVADWDISVAGVQINRFCASGLEAVNLGAMKVRSGFEDLVVVGGVESMSRVPMGSDGGAWVLDPQTNMHSHFTPQGIGADLIATLEGFTREDVDTFALHSQQKAARARADGSFNKSLIAVQDQNGIVLLDHDEFIRGDSTLEGLGKLKPSFEMMGQMGFDATALRVYSHVERIHHVHTPGNSSGIVDGAALMLIGSEAKGRELGLQPRARIVATAVTSTDPTIMLTGPAPATRKALAKAGLRVEDIDLFEVNEAFASVVLKFIKDMGIDAARVNVNGGSIAMGHPLGATGCAILGTLLDELEVRQQRYGLATLCVGGGMGIATIIERL, encoded by the coding sequence ATGACCCAAGCTTTGATCTTTGATGCGATACGCACGCCCCGTGGCAAAGGCAAGGCGGATGGTGCCCTGCACAGCGTCAAGCCGGTGAACCTGGTGGCCGGCCTGCTCACGGCGCTGACCCGGCGCAGCGACCTCGACACCCACCACGTAGACGACATCGTGCTCGGCTGCGTAACCCCGATAGGCGACCAGGGCACCGACATCGCCAAGACCGCTGCTTTGGTGGCGGACTGGGACATCAGCGTCGCCGGTGTGCAGATCAACCGTTTCTGCGCGTCGGGCCTGGAAGCCGTCAATTTGGGTGCGATGAAAGTGCGTTCCGGCTTCGAAGACCTGGTGGTGGTCGGTGGCGTTGAGTCCATGTCCCGTGTGCCCATGGGCAGTGACGGTGGCGCCTGGGTACTCGATCCGCAGACCAATATGCACAGCCACTTCACCCCACAGGGTATCGGCGCGGACCTGATTGCCACCCTGGAAGGGTTCACCCGTGAAGACGTCGACACTTTCGCCCTACATTCCCAACAGAAAGCGGCGAGGGCGCGGGCGGACGGGTCCTTCAATAAATCGCTGATCGCGGTGCAGGACCAGAACGGCATTGTGCTGCTGGACCATGACGAGTTCATCCGTGGCGACTCGACCCTGGAAGGCTTGGGCAAGCTCAAGCCCAGCTTCGAAATGATGGGGCAGATGGGTTTCGACGCCACCGCGCTGCGGGTCTACAGCCATGTGGAGCGCATTCACCATGTGCACACACCGGGCAACAGCTCCGGCATCGTCGATGGTGCCGCGTTGATGTTGATCGGCTCTGAGGCCAAGGGCCGCGAGCTGGGCCTGCAACCCCGTGCGCGTATCGTCGCCACGGCGGTCACCAGTACTGACCCGACCATCATGCTCACCGGCCCCGCGCCCGCGACGCGCAAGGCCCTGGCCAAGGCCGGGTTGCGCGTTGAAGACATCGACCTGTTCGAAGTCAACGAAGCCTTCGCCTCCGTGGTGCTCAAGTTCATCAAGGACATGGGCATCGACGCGGCGCGAGTCAACGTGAATGGCGGCTCCATCGCCATGGGCCATCCGCTGGGCGCCACCGGTTGCGCCATCCTCGGCACCTTGCTCGACGAACTGGAAGTGCGCCAGCAGCGCTACGGCCTGGCCACCCTGTGTGTCGGCGGTGGCATGGGCATCGCCACCATTATCGAACGCCTCTGA